One genomic window of Sporocytophaga myxococcoides DSM 11118 includes the following:
- a CDS encoding YceI family protein produces MMKQAHLKLLFIFSLVLLFSCETKKQEAGSSDTAAAAGEHAAPSEAESVYKVDTAKSSIKWTGKKVTGKHNGSIKIQSGELKVVNNVVTGGTITIDMKSIVNEDLTDKESNQKLIGHLKSPDFFDVEKHPTATFEIVRLDAGKAEKEEIITGKLTLKGKTDEISVPVKITHHDNELKAKGTTVIDRTKWDIRYGSGKFFENLGDKAIYDEVDIEFDLVATK; encoded by the coding sequence ATGATGAAACAAGCCCACTTAAAATTACTTTTTATCTTTTCTCTTGTATTGCTTTTTTCCTGTGAAACTAAGAAACAAGAAGCCGGATCTTCAGATACCGCTGCAGCAGCGGGTGAACACGCAGCGCCTTCAGAAGCAGAATCTGTATATAAAGTTGATACTGCAAAAAGTAGTATAAAATGGACAGGTAAAAAAGTTACCGGAAAACATAATGGATCAATCAAGATTCAAAGCGGTGAGTTAAAGGTTGTGAATAATGTTGTGACAGGTGGAACTATCACAATCGATATGAAATCAATAGTGAATGAAGATTTAACCGATAAAGAAAGCAATCAGAAACTTATCGGACATTTGAAATCCCCAGATTTCTTTGATGTAGAAAAGCACCCTACAGCTACTTTTGAAATAGTCAGATTAGACGCTGGTAAAGCAGAGAAAGAAGAAATCATTACCGGAAAGCTTACTTTAAAAGGTAAGACAGATGAAATCAGTGTGCCTGTTAAAATTACTCATCATGATAATGAGTTAAAGGCAAAAGGAACTACTGTAATTGACAGAACTAAATGGGATATTCGTTACGGTTCAGGCAAATTTTTTGAAAACCTTGGTGATAAAGCTATTTATGATGAGGTGGACATTGAGTTTGACTTAGTGGCAACCAAATAG
- a CDS encoding VOC family protein, producing MSVINRIIPCLWFDDQAEEAAKFYTSIFKNSKITKTSYYGEEGFEFHKKKAGTVMVVSFEIEGQQYNALNGGPLFKFSEAVSLQVMCENQTEIDYYWAKLTQGGEEGPCGWLKDKFGFSWQVVPTILEEMLTDPDIKKRERVMKAYLQMKKYDISLLEKAFEGR from the coding sequence ATGAGTGTAATTAATAGAATCATTCCTTGCTTGTGGTTTGATGACCAGGCTGAAGAGGCAGCTAAGTTTTATACATCAATCTTTAAAAATTCTAAAATCACTAAAACATCCTATTATGGAGAAGAAGGTTTTGAATTCCACAAGAAAAAGGCCGGTACTGTTATGGTTGTGTCCTTTGAAATCGAAGGACAACAATATAATGCGTTGAATGGCGGACCTCTGTTTAAATTTTCAGAAGCCGTTTCATTACAAGTGATGTGTGAGAACCAGACTGAAATAGATTATTATTGGGCAAAACTAACACAGGGAGGAGAGGAAGGTCCTTGTGGTTGGCTAAAGGATAAGTTTGGGTTCTCCTGGCAAGTTGTCCCCACAATTCTGGAGGAAATGCTTACAGATCCTGATATAAAGAAAAGAGAAAGAGTTATGAAAGCTTATCTGCAGATGAAGAAGTATGATATAAGTTTGCTTGAGAAGGCGTTTGAGGGAAGATAA
- a CDS encoding GlxA family transcriptional regulator translates to MKKISILVPIGAVLGSIEGPRQVFSEVNKHLVRLGKEPMFEIKLTGLTKEVSITNDLYKIHPDKLISDINKTDLIIIPAIDGDIKSIIELNKDYYQWVTDHYHKGAEVASLCVGAFLLASTGLLKGKSCATHWLSANEFKKMFPDVRLVEDKIITDENGIYSSGGAFSYLNLILYLVEKYAGRDIALFMARAFQIDIERRSQSPFMIFNGQKDHEDLIVKKAQELIESNPGEKYSVDQIALKFAIGRRNLERRFKKATSNTIIEYVQRVRIEAAKQNLETTANNVNEVMYGVGYSDPKAFRMTFKKYTGMSPIQYRAKYNKEYSLNLNELN, encoded by the coding sequence ATGAAAAAGATATCTATTCTGGTACCAATAGGCGCTGTGCTAGGCAGCATTGAAGGACCTCGTCAGGTGTTCTCTGAAGTAAATAAGCACCTAGTTCGCCTCGGAAAGGAGCCCATGTTTGAAATAAAACTTACTGGCCTTACTAAAGAAGTCTCTATCACAAATGATTTATACAAAATTCATCCTGACAAACTGATAAGCGATATAAACAAAACAGATCTCATCATTATTCCTGCAATTGATGGAGACATAAAATCAATAATTGAATTGAATAAAGATTACTATCAATGGGTAACAGACCATTATCATAAAGGCGCAGAAGTCGCGAGCCTTTGTGTCGGCGCATTTCTGCTGGCTTCGACAGGACTTTTAAAAGGTAAAAGCTGTGCCACACATTGGCTTTCAGCAAATGAATTCAAAAAGATGTTTCCTGATGTACGTCTTGTAGAAGATAAAATTATCACTGATGAAAACGGAATATATTCTAGCGGCGGAGCCTTCTCTTATTTAAACCTTATTCTTTATCTGGTTGAAAAATATGCTGGAAGAGATATTGCGCTATTTATGGCCAGGGCATTTCAGATAGATATTGAACGAAGGAGCCAATCACCATTCATGATATTTAATGGCCAAAAAGATCATGAAGATTTAATTGTTAAAAAAGCTCAGGAACTTATAGAAAGCAATCCGGGAGAGAAGTATTCTGTAGACCAGATCGCTTTAAAATTTGCTATAGGAAGAAGAAATCTTGAGCGCAGATTCAAAAAAGCCACCTCCAATACCATCATAGAATATGTGCAACGTGTAAGAATAGAGGCCGCCAAACAAAACCTCGAGACAACTGCTAACAATGTGAATGAAGTTATGTATGGCGTAGGTTATTCGGATCCTAAAGCATTCAGAATGACATTTAAAAAGTATACAGGCATGTCGCCAATACAGTATAGAGCTAAGTACAACAAAGAGTATTCTCTGAATCTTAATGAATTAAATTAA
- a CDS encoding T9SS type A sorting domain-containing protein codes for MKFFTIFCFFLCLSLGLVAQDYSPLRKGVTYQYATTNRDTLFTLRIDSAYAVGSDSIFELDKKYIGCVNDECISNILGRKIIKSPDKVFSFITLSKDTLVLKLNESLNTSWIFSKRRNLEATIFSKSYEKVFDLMDSLITIRLSNGKEIKISKSYGLYSTESPFEYIAPISGVNTVNFFSYKLDAIRELKLGNYFATLENIYNFEVGDKWGQLEEAAEWPRPIMEPREKIYYKVLNKWLIEGTTSYDYKIQRIKKSYNWDVTIDTLSLERYRMETYDYNSGIFDRLTYEYNYGLNEVHYENYITYIDHDSLKVQSIVNFESSFYHVYSPGIGLVSYYDANWGGGPNEYKMTTVCYKKGDKVFGNCDEWLAIILDTKHAMIDSKIEILPNPASEFINIENAISADYELINCYGSVVFKGIIETDQEVISVNSLEEGLYYLKLESLGSSIVRKIVVLH; via the coding sequence ATGAAATTTTTTACAATATTCTGCTTTTTCCTTTGCCTTTCATTAGGTCTTGTTGCTCAGGATTATAGCCCTTTACGTAAAGGGGTAACATATCAATACGCAACAACCAACCGAGATACTCTATTCACCCTCAGGATTGATTCTGCATATGCAGTTGGATCAGATTCAATATTCGAGTTGGATAAGAAGTATATAGGCTGCGTGAACGATGAATGTATTTCAAATATTTTGGGGAGAAAAATAATTAAGTCCCCTGATAAAGTTTTTTCCTTCATTACACTATCAAAGGATACCTTAGTATTGAAGCTCAATGAATCACTAAACACATCATGGATTTTTTCAAAAAGAAGGAACCTTGAAGCAACAATTTTTTCTAAAAGCTATGAAAAAGTTTTTGATCTTATGGATTCTCTAATTACTATCAGGTTAAGCAATGGAAAAGAAATCAAGATTTCAAAATCATATGGTCTTTACAGTACCGAATCTCCTTTTGAATATATAGCTCCGATATCAGGAGTAAATACCGTAAATTTCTTTTCTTACAAACTAGATGCCATAAGGGAACTTAAGCTGGGTAATTATTTTGCCACCCTTGAAAATATATACAATTTCGAAGTCGGAGATAAATGGGGGCAGTTAGAAGAAGCTGCTGAATGGCCTAGGCCAATAATGGAACCAAGAGAGAAAATTTATTACAAAGTTTTAAATAAATGGTTAATTGAAGGGACCACTTCTTATGATTACAAAATTCAAAGAATTAAAAAGAGCTATAATTGGGACGTAACAATTGACACTCTGTCTTTAGAGCGGTACAGGATGGAGACATATGATTATAATTCAGGAATTTTCGACCGCCTTACTTATGAATATAATTATGGACTTAATGAGGTTCATTACGAAAATTATATAACTTATATTGACCATGATTCACTAAAAGTGCAATCCATTGTAAATTTTGAGAGCAGTTTTTACCATGTATATTCCCCTGGCATTGGACTTGTTTCATATTACGATGCAAATTGGGGGGGCGGTCCGAATGAATACAAAATGACAACTGTCTGTTATAAAAAGGGAGATAAAGTTTTTGGAAATTGTGACGAATGGTTAGCTATTATTCTTGATACTAAACATGCTATGATTGATTCTAAGATAGAGATATTACCTAATCCAGCATCTGAGTTTATTAATATAGAAAATGCTATAAGTGCAGATTATGAGCTTATCAATTGTTATGGCTCAGTAGTCTTTAAAGGAATAATCGAGACTGATCAAGAAGTGATTTCTGTTAATAGCCTTGAGGAAGGCCTTTATTATTTGAAATTAGAAAGTCTTGGATCTTCCATTGTCCGGAAAATAGTTGTTCTCCATTAA
- a CDS encoding CotH kinase family protein produces MNYRTFFSLLGSIVLTLLSSLNSFSQIKNIIVPEGKYFIDSFNKIILCTEKISSFGGIDEAEEINIVFDKNYKIKGSPNFFSYSESYDLVVADNEQNQFKLFFTQLPVFSIHTKGEVVDDPKVGGYLTYSDSTGILLTSDIGIELRGNWSQTLPKKSYDLEFWADATGEESIDAKFGNLRSDDDWVLDALYNEPLRINSYTAHKLWLDIHTLYYAGKAPKAKAGADVSYSEVFLNGYYQGIYMLSEQVDRKQLDLKKTNGANVEGELIKGDDWGDAASFIKANPYDNDSLTWDGFEMKYPDEFISWNNIHAFVDFVVNSSDEEFKRDIFNRFAIDNAIDYFIFMNVLGASDNTGKNIFICKYKAGEPYFYTPWDLDGTYGTLWDGTRQYTATFELTNGLYQRLFELNPNQFVEKLTSRWTDLRMSKFSNASLAEGLDKSYNLLKSNNIYEREEIVWKEYKFSINDSTFIKSWIDERLQFMDGYVSELPDAIETSIKNSSIVNTIYPIPASDFITVDFKGADGTEFSIINLQGVVQKNGQLNAGKNLFETGNFENGIYFVVIGNSFQKISIMR; encoded by the coding sequence ATGAATTACCGCACCTTTTTTTCATTATTAGGTTCAATAGTTTTGACCCTGCTTTCTAGCCTAAATAGTTTCTCTCAAATAAAAAATATAATTGTTCCGGAGGGTAAATATTTTATTGATAGTTTCAATAAGATTATCCTATGTACTGAAAAAATTTCATCTTTCGGTGGCATAGATGAGGCAGAAGAAATTAATATAGTTTTTGATAAGAATTATAAAATTAAAGGGTCCCCAAATTTCTTCTCTTATTCTGAATCATATGATTTGGTTGTTGCAGATAATGAACAAAATCAATTTAAATTGTTCTTCACTCAGCTGCCTGTTTTCTCCATTCATACGAAAGGTGAAGTAGTCGATGATCCAAAAGTTGGTGGTTATCTGACTTACTCTGACTCTACAGGGATTCTGCTGACATCAGATATTGGAATTGAATTAAGAGGTAATTGGTCTCAGACTTTACCTAAAAAATCTTATGATCTTGAATTTTGGGCAGATGCAACAGGTGAAGAATCTATTGATGCAAAATTTGGAAATCTGAGAAGTGATGATGATTGGGTTCTTGATGCATTATATAATGAGCCTCTGAGAATTAATAGTTATACCGCACATAAACTTTGGTTGGATATTCATACGCTATATTATGCAGGCAAAGCGCCAAAGGCTAAAGCGGGAGCTGATGTTTCATATTCGGAAGTGTTTTTAAACGGTTATTATCAGGGCATATATATGTTGTCCGAGCAGGTTGATAGAAAGCAATTGGATCTGAAGAAAACCAATGGTGCAAATGTGGAAGGAGAGTTAATTAAAGGAGATGACTGGGGAGATGCAGCTAGCTTCATTAAGGCTAATCCTTATGATAATGATTCTCTAACATGGGATGGCTTTGAAATGAAATATCCTGATGAATTTATAAGCTGGAATAATATTCATGCCTTCGTAGACTTTGTTGTAAACAGCAGCGATGAGGAGTTTAAAAGAGACATTTTCAATAGGTTTGCCATTGATAATGCCATCGACTATTTCATTTTTATGAATGTATTAGGGGCGTCTGATAATACAGGAAAGAATATTTTTATCTGTAAGTATAAAGCAGGTGAACCGTATTTTTATACTCCATGGGACCTTGATGGTACTTATGGCACATTATGGGATGGCACAAGGCAATATACGGCAACATTTGAACTGACAAACGGATTATATCAAAGGTTATTCGAACTCAATCCAAATCAATTTGTAGAAAAATTAACTTCCAGGTGGACTGATCTTCGAATGTCTAAATTCAGTAATGCTTCATTAGCTGAAGGGCTTGATAAGAGTTATAATTTGTTGAAAAGTAATAACATTTACGAAAGGGAAGAAATTGTATGGAAGGAATATAAGTTTTCAATAAATGATTCTACTTTTATCAAATCCTGGATTGATGAAAGGCTTCAATTCATGGATGGATATGTCTCTGAATTGCCAGATGCAATTGAAACATCCATTAAAAATTCATCTATTGTCAATACTATTTATCCGATTCCCGCTTCTGACTTTATTACAGTTGATTTTAAAGGAGCTGATGGTACAGAGTTTTCTATAATTAATCTTCAGGGTGTTGTTCAAAAGAATGGTCAATTGAATGCAGGAAAAAATCTCTTTGAAACAGGAAATTTTGAAAACGGAATTTACTTTGTAGTAATAGGCAATAGCTTTCAAAAGATCTCTATAATGAGGTAA
- a CDS encoding glycoside hydrolase family 3 N-terminal domain-containing protein — MFSSKKFNRQLCCLFFSLVIPFTSFSQKGDKAKVVSELIARMTLEEKVGQMTNLTLSAITEPSDDPLKVDPAKLREVIVKHNIGSIQNVVKHAYSIEEWHKLINEIQKVSLTETRLKIPFLYCIDAVHGTNFTLNSTLFPHNLGLAATRNPELVKLCAEITAKEVRASGIRYNFSPVLDVGRQPLWPRFPETFGEDVLLTKTMGVASVKGYEGKSLNDFTSVASCMKHFVGYSVPANGKDRAAAYIPEINLREYFLPPFKAAVDAGAHTLMVNSGEVNGTPVHASRFLLTDVLRNELNYKGIVISDWEDIKKLTERHKVAENHKEAVYLSVNAGIDMCIVPFDFSFYNDLIALVKEGRIKEERINESVKRILDLKFDLGIFERPYVEKEAVKNFGLPEYTQAALAAARESITLLKNSDQVLPLKRDKRVLVVGSNANSLTALNGAWSYTWQGRKAEYFPKTELTILDALKKKAGDINIVYKKDFKDVTSAEAKPDYIIVALGEDAYAETPGNTKTLELASEDIEGVRNIVKLYPGIPLIYVLTEGRPRLIREIEPFAKGVLMAYWPGSQGGNAVADILYGDYNPSGKLPFTYPRYSGELMTYDHKWLDEAVEIVEPEYKYLYEFEPQYPFGFGMSYTNFTLSNLKLSSDQLTGDSKIKVSVDIKNTGQRVGKETVELYSRDHFASVTPSVKRLRGFKKVELQPGELKTVEFEISREDLAFVGTDMKWRTEPGGFDLIVGDLNVVLNYKGQ, encoded by the coding sequence ATGTTTTCAAGCAAAAAATTTAATAGGCAACTATGTTGCCTATTCTTTTCTTTAGTTATCCCCTTTACATCTTTTAGTCAGAAGGGAGATAAAGCCAAAGTTGTTTCTGAGCTTATTGCAAGGATGACATTGGAAGAAAAGGTAGGGCAGATGACAAATCTAACACTTTCTGCTATTACCGAGCCTTCTGATGATCCTCTTAAGGTTGATCCTGCAAAGCTCAGGGAGGTAATTGTAAAACACAATATCGGCTCTATTCAGAATGTAGTAAAGCATGCCTATAGCATCGAAGAGTGGCACAAGCTGATCAATGAAATTCAGAAAGTGTCCTTAACGGAAACAAGGCTTAAGATCCCGTTTTTATATTGTATTGATGCGGTGCATGGGACAAACTTTACCCTTAATTCAACTTTGTTTCCTCACAATCTGGGTCTTGCAGCTACAAGAAATCCTGAGCTTGTAAAGCTTTGTGCTGAGATTACTGCAAAGGAAGTAAGAGCATCTGGTATCCGGTATAACTTCTCTCCTGTCCTTGATGTAGGCAGACAACCTTTATGGCCTCGCTTTCCGGAGACATTTGGTGAAGACGTTCTCCTCACAAAGACAATGGGTGTAGCTTCTGTCAAAGGCTATGAAGGCAAGAGTCTGAATGACTTTACAAGTGTAGCTTCTTGTATGAAGCACTTCGTTGGATATTCGGTTCCCGCAAATGGTAAAGACAGGGCAGCAGCGTATATTCCGGAAATTAATCTGAGAGAATATTTTCTTCCGCCTTTCAAAGCGGCTGTTGATGCTGGTGCTCATACGCTTATGGTAAATTCAGGTGAAGTGAATGGAACTCCTGTTCATGCCAGCAGATTTTTGCTTACTGATGTGCTGAGAAATGAACTGAACTACAAAGGCATCGTAATCAGCGATTGGGAGGATATCAAAAAACTTACAGAACGCCATAAGGTAGCAGAAAATCACAAAGAGGCTGTTTATCTTTCAGTAAATGCAGGTATTGATATGTGCATTGTACCGTTTGACTTCAGCTTCTATAATGATTTGATAGCTTTAGTGAAAGAAGGTAGGATTAAGGAAGAGCGTATTAATGAATCTGTAAAGAGAATTCTTGACCTTAAATTTGATCTTGGAATTTTTGAAAGACCATATGTAGAAAAAGAAGCTGTCAAAAATTTCGGATTACCAGAATATACGCAAGCAGCTTTAGCTGCAGCAAGGGAGTCCATTACTCTGCTGAAAAATTCAGATCAGGTTCTGCCTTTGAAGAGGGATAAAAGAGTTCTTGTCGTTGGTTCAAATGCAAATTCACTTACAGCTTTGAACGGAGCCTGGTCGTATACCTGGCAAGGGCGTAAAGCTGAGTATTTCCCAAAGACAGAATTGACCATTCTGGATGCCTTGAAAAAGAAGGCTGGAGATATCAATATAGTTTACAAGAAAGACTTTAAAGATGTTACTTCTGCTGAAGCTAAACCAGATTATATTATTGTCGCATTGGGTGAAGATGCTTACGCTGAAACCCCTGGAAATACCAAAACATTAGAGCTTGCTTCTGAAGATATTGAGGGCGTTAGAAATATTGTAAAATTGTATCCTGGGATTCCTTTGATTTATGTTCTCACCGAAGGAAGGCCAAGACTTATCAGAGAAATAGAACCTTTTGCAAAGGGAGTATTGATGGCTTATTGGCCAGGTTCACAAGGAGGTAATGCAGTTGCAGATATATTATATGGAGATTATAATCCAAGCGGAAAGCTGCCTTTTACATATCCTCGTTACTCCGGAGAACTTATGACTTATGACCATAAGTGGCTGGATGAAGCAGTAGAGATCGTAGAACCTGAGTACAAGTATCTTTATGAATTTGAGCCACAGTATCCCTTTGGTTTCGGAATGAGTTATACAAACTTTACTTTGAGCAATTTAAAGTTAAGTAGTGACCAACTTACAGGAGATTCTAAAATTAAAGTTTCTGTTGATATTAAGAACACAGGTCAGCGGGTTGGTAAGGAGACAGTTGAGTTATATTCCAGAGATCATTTTGCCTCTGTTACACCTTCTGTAAAACGCCTGAGAGGATTTAAAAAGGTTGAGTTACAACCGGGGGAATTAAAGACTGTTGAATTTGAAATTTCAAGAGAAGACCTTGCTTTTGTGGGTACAGATATGAAATGGCGCACTGAGCCAGGAGGTTTTGATCTGATAGTTGGGGACTTAAATGTAGTTTTAAATTATAAAGGTCAATAA